The Parus major isolate Abel chromosome Z, Parus_major1.1, whole genome shotgun sequence genome has a window encoding:
- the LOC107215856 gene encoding tetraspanin-3-like, which yields MVVLPSLWCYEGACHRSFAQSLLRFLGFIFCGTAVAQAFGGILVILMFKNYGYLFQESYLSLPGWLALATALILLPTGVLAISASVKCSRNQQGTLMYLLLLLLCLEVSSATLACFYCVKTSSQLEGAMGYLVHQHNWTCSQDPGNEAVDMIQRKLQCCGVHNYTDWLKTSSSSWYYPRCVPESCCKETHSHCRGDLDHVEQLSEEGCLKKLEDQLCFAMLYIFWCCTMLSILELLAGVSNGILMRHQPFYELNILDSYAFLQDYRY from the coding sequence ATGGTGGTTCTGCCATCCTTGTGGTGCTATGAGGGTGCCTGCCACAGGTCCTTTGCTCAGTCTCTGCTGAGGTTCCTAGGCTTCATCTTCTGTGGTACTGCTGTAGCTCAGGCATTTGGCGGCATTTTGGTCATCCTGATGTTCAAGAACTATGGTTATTTATTTCAGGAGTCTTACTTGTCTCTCCCTGGTTGGTTGGCTCTTGCAACTGCACTTATTTTGCTACCTACTGGAGTTTTGGCTATCTCTGCTTCTGTTAAGTGTTCCCGCAATCAGCAAGGGACTCTAATGtacttgctgctgctccttctttGCCTAGAAGTGTCTTCAGCAACTCTGGCATGTTTCTACTGTGTTAAGACATCTTCTCAGCTGGAAGGTGCTATGGGTTACCTTGTCCACCAGCACAATTGGACATGCTCCCAGGATCCTGGAAACGAAGCTGTGGATATGATACAGAGGAAGCTGCAGTGTTGTGGGGTCCACAACTACACAGACTGGCTAAAGACATCATCTTCTTCTTGGTATTATCCACGTTGTGTTCCTGAAAGCTGCTGTAAGGAGACGCATTCTCACTGCAGGGGGGACTTAGACCACGTGGAACAGCTTTCTGAGGAAGGCTGTCTAAAGAAGCTGGAAGACCAGTTGTGTTTTGCTATGCTGTACATTTTTTGGTGTTGTACTATGCTAAGCATCTTGGAACTCTTGGCTGGTGTCAGTAATGGCATTCTCATGAGACATCAGCCATTCTATGAACTCAATATCCTGGACTCATATGCCTTCTTACAGGACTATAGGTACTAG